A segment of the Paramisgurnus dabryanus chromosome 5, PD_genome_1.1, whole genome shotgun sequence genome:
TTCTGTGTTCATATGTACTGCTAACGCCAGGGGATGCCAGCCCTGTTTTAACGGTACGTGGACGTAACCTCGAAACAAGCAGCGTTTAAGACTCATTTAAGAATGAAAGAATCATGTATTTACTCACCACGGCGGCTGTTGTGAGTACGCAAGCGGTGGTATAAGCTCTGGTAACGATAGGAATCTGAAAATATTCCTGTCGGATTGTCTGGTAAGCCATTTTTGAAGCGACAGCGGCGCTTCCGGCACCTTCCTGACACGTCATTGACTCTCCGAGCGAATGAGGGCGGTCATTTCAGCACTCGACGTTTCTCATTCGCCAGGACTTGAAAATCTTCTGTCTCTGATTGGTTATTTGAGGTGTCAATCATTACAATTTCCCAGGCAATGAACGTATGGCATTTTTCTATTGGTCGGCGAAAGTTGTCATCAGACGTGTGCAAATTTTGgagtttattttaaaagccgATCAAACGAATTGTGAAACAAAAACGTagtatttttacaaaatgcagAAATCATCGATTTTACTCGATGCTGGTTTAAATGTCAAAAGGGTTAAACTATTAATATTTATACGCATTTTTCCTGTAGGCTCCTGATTACTAGGGGGCGCTGTTGTGTACGTGTACGTGCGTGTATTGACACACGAAGAGGATTGAAATGCGCGCGGGCTACCGAGATGACAGAAAGTGGAGGTAAACAATATATTCAGCTTTTTTGGCCTTTTATATTAATTACAACCCACTTCTAGACAATATTGACATTAAATATACAGTCTTAAACACTTATGTCTTATGTTTTGTCATTTAATGTTTAACTAAACGTTTTAGCGTAACATTACCCGGTTTTCAGTAACTTGTtgacttttcagtttaattcaacTAACGTTATTGCTGTagcgatttttttttaaaactctttTGCATTGTTGTAAAGCACCTCAACATAAAATACGTTGCAGAACAAACCATAAAAacgtatgaataaaaaaaatccagcttaaGTTTGTTTGTATAACGcttcatatatttatttaaatatttatattcaaatatttaatatgtaGGCCTATATCATATATGATAGAAAATGTAAGTCTTAGTATTACTGCTAATTTTATTGTCATTATAAATAGATTATAATCTAATGgaataaaaagaaaagaaaaagtagCAATTAAAGATTATAGAAAGGTTATAATATATCTAATGCATCCTATTTCATAGGAAATACATTAAAGCTTGTACATAATACAAGCTGTAAAAATAATAGTAGGGATGTAGCCAGACCAATATATTTATAGTACTGTATTTGTGTCTCTTAATATATTTTCACATGGTGAATACTAAACTTGTAACGTTACCTCATTTGTTTCTAGTTTCACAGGGATCTGAATCCCTTCAGCTTTACGAAGCGCAGTTCTTCGGCTTCACTCCTGAGACCTGCACTTTACGAATCTACAATGCTTTTCGGGACTCCCTCAACCACATACTGGTCGCTGTTGAGTCCGTGTTCGTTAAAAGGTTGAGTCCAGGACAGGAGCCTTCGGCAGAGCTCCGACTGACGGCTCGAGAGAGCACCCAGAAGCTGCGCCGGTTCCTCCAGGAGCGCTTTGAAGTCATGTTTCAGCGCATGAAAGGGATGCTGATGGACCGCGTTCTCAACATTCCTCCCAATGTCCTACTTCCCGATGACCAGCTTCACCAGAAATATCCTGAAGGCAAAGAAGACCTCATGAAGCTGCAGGGCTCCATCGCAAAACTGCAGCAGGCTTATGAAGCAGACGTTTGCGCCAAGCAAGCGCTTCTCGCTGAGCTTGAGGAGCAGAAGGAGACGCAAAAACAACTGGATGAGGTCCTGAGATGGATAGAGGAGCTGCGTGTCTCGTGGAGACGGGAGGGCATGGGAAATGTCCAAGACAGCATCCGGTACATGATGGAGACTGTGGGCCAACTCCAGGATGTTATGGGAAAGATAAGCAAGCAGAGTAAGGAACTGGATAAAGTTTGATGGTTTACACAATGCTTGATGCTTTCAAGGAACAATCATACACATAAGTTTCTGGTTAGAAGTAAGATGTATTGACATGATCTATCCACCAGGGGGAGGTGGTGTGCAAGTGAATTATGCGAAGACTAGCACAATTGCATTATCATACAGATGGCGTTGTCAGTCCAGGTTCAAAGCAATACATTTGTAATCAGGGGATTTTCCTTTGTTGTTTAATATGAGGTCCATCTCTCCCATTTTCAGTCACTGGGTTTTCCCATTTACGATTTGATTCCTTTGATGTTCAATACAGTCAGGTCTGCATTAGATTATACCAAATTTAACAGGCCCAAACTTATGTCTTTTCAGCCTGACTGTCTTTACACCTAAACATCAAGTTTTGGAAAAGTCTTGATGAGTTTAGAGGATAAAAGTGTCAAGTTCACATTGAAATGTACAGTGCCCAATCGCTCCCCTGAAGTGGAGGGTCTAAaatttttgtcttttaaataCGCTATTTAAAGATTTTAAGAGTCAGCTCAAAAGTAGAAATTTAAGGATTTTAGATCTTGTTTTGACCATAACtgtaaataacaataaaacgattttgtgtttttattatgaAGCTGTTTTGTGCATGAACAAAATCATCAATACGTGCTGTAAGAGATTAGTATAAAAGGAGACTCGGGTGAAAAAAAGGACACTTCTTTAAAGTACTTGATATACTAAAAACTCTTTTTTTAGTCCTTCTTAATATGTTCTTAAGAtatctaagtgtacttatttgtgctattttgagtctaaaatatgcttttaacatactacctctgtattaaaaaaaatattttgttaacaCTTTTATTAAACTTGAACccaactttcatacaaagatagGTTCAATGCTACAAGTAGTacgtaaatacatttttagcagaTTTTAGTTTATATTCGTGGTGTTTTAAAATAGCACAGAGAAGTACACTTATATATCTTAAGAACTACTAAAGAAGGGGACATTTCActgactttttttaagatgtaaaataaatatttggtgtctccagagtacctatgtgaagttttagcttaaaatatcatatagataatttattataacatgttaaaattgccactttgtaggtgtaatcAGAAATGTGACgtttttggggtgtgtcctttaaaatgcaaatgagttgatctctgcactaaatggcagtgttgtgttGGATAGTggagattaaggggcggtattatccccttctgacatcacaagcggagccaaatttcaattacctattttttcacatgcttgcagagaatggtttaccaaaactaagttactgggttgatctttttcacattttctaggttgatagaagcactggggacccaattatagcacttaaacatggaaaacgtcagatttttatgatatgtcccctttaagtgcaaatctagtgtgtgaaaataggGAAGTCAACCAATTTATATATttcttttattacaaaaatcccAGTAAAACATCCTTGAAACAATTTCCATAAGGAATAATATGACTTTTTATAGAGtataattaaagggatagttcacctcaaaaagataatttcatcattaatcactttttatgataaaattataatttgaaGATACAccaatgaagatattttgaggaatgtttgtaaagaaaccgttcatgagctccattcacttccatagtattatttttcctactatgaaagtgaatggggcttatgattggtttgttttgtttaaaaacatttcttaaaatatcttcttgtgtgttcagcagaacaaagaactttatacaggtttgtaacaacacgagagtaagtaaatgatgaccgaattttcatttttgggtgcacTATCCTTTTAAGATACacattataagcaaaaacgGCATGGCTGTTATTTAACTATAGGAACAAGGCCATGCCACTCCTCACTTAATTTCAATAAATGCAAgattatgtttattattattatttttttacatttaaaggagacatatcataaaaatctgactttttccaagttaTAATTTGGTCCACAGTGCTACTATCAAACTAGAAAATTTGAacaagatcaacccagtaacttagttttggtaaaccattctttgcaagcatgtgaaaaaataagtcattaaaatttggctccccttgtgatgtcagaaggggatcttattataataatactgccccttattCTGCACTATTCATCCACCACGGcactgctcatttgcattttaaaggacacacccaaaacaaacaaatttttGCTCAACCCTACAAAGTGgcgattttaacatgctataataaattaactATATGGTCTTTTGACTT
Coding sequences within it:
- the mis12 gene encoding protein MIS12 homolog, whose amino-acid sequence is MTESGVSQGSESLQLYEAQFFGFTPETCTLRIYNAFRDSLNHILVAVESVFVKRLSPGQEPSAELRLTARESTQKLRRFLQERFEVMFQRMKGMLMDRVLNIPPNVLLPDDQLHQKYPEGKEDLMKLQGSIAKLQQAYEADVCAKQALLAELEEQKETQKQLDEVLRWIEELRVSWRREGMGNVQDSIRYMMETVGQLQDVMGKISKQSKELDKV